The following proteins are co-located in the Rhodothermales bacterium genome:
- a CDS encoding S8 family serine peptidase, translated as MIPTHKQRLMTLIILALFLSPAFLQGCDALVGERADDGVPDGVAAVSAVSGASKFRHAHLLDKTRIGAGKIGTDAVNLVIGFNEYEADGVTRRLMDRFAVTKRLLSRYGDSIRPKVETEDVLPAITVQLDADSLESLIDFIDEDPDIAWVEPDALLDGPGTSSQEAVSNTQYISWGVKHVGARQTDIYTGNDLVHVYVFDSGVTNDDVNVVESVDFTRLYRGNIDGNWSDVISTYWLEQDDYWSTYWTADWSAVTPGETVSGSVGSEDRLGHGTHVAGIIGAIDDRNGVAGVAPNVAIHNIKVLANDGRTDITTVLAALEYVTTVKHHHPDMPIVVNMSLGADIGTTGYNALDEAIEHAIEDGIVVVVAAGNNGKDASTYSPAHVRDAITVGAFDESGTFSSFSNHGSVVDLLAPGEFIVSLSNVNNKFLAIQAGTSQAAPHVAGAAALYLTRHPAASPYEVQQALVDMGKAGISHVPAGTTNRSVYVGDIVSSPSALSGYIEPAAIAVEELSTTDTSTRGGKGASSTARGRK; from the coding sequence ATGATTCCTACCCATAAACAGCGCCTCATGACGCTGATCATCTTGGCGCTCTTTCTGAGCCCGGCTTTCCTCCAGGGGTGCGATGCCCTGGTCGGGGAGCGGGCCGATGACGGCGTGCCAGACGGTGTCGCGGCGGTGAGTGCCGTCAGCGGCGCGTCAAAATTCCGCCATGCCCACTTGCTCGATAAGACGCGCATCGGAGCCGGTAAGATCGGTACCGATGCCGTCAACCTGGTCATCGGCTTCAACGAGTACGAGGCCGACGGCGTGACCCGCCGGCTGATGGACCGTTTTGCCGTGACCAAGCGCCTGCTCTCCCGCTATGGCGACAGCATCCGTCCCAAGGTGGAAACCGAGGACGTGCTGCCGGCCATCACGGTCCAGCTGGACGCCGACTCCCTCGAAAGCCTGATCGACTTCATCGACGAAGACCCCGACATCGCATGGGTCGAGCCCGACGCGCTGCTCGACGGGCCCGGCACGTCGTCGCAGGAAGCCGTAAGCAATACCCAGTATATCAGCTGGGGCGTAAAGCATGTTGGCGCCCGGCAGACCGACATCTACACCGGCAACGACCTCGTGCATGTGTACGTCTTCGATTCCGGCGTCACGAACGATGACGTGAACGTCGTCGAATCCGTCGATTTTACCCGGCTCTATCGCGGCAACATCGACGGCAACTGGTCGGACGTGATCAGCACCTATTGGCTGGAGCAGGACGACTACTGGTCGACCTACTGGACGGCCGACTGGAGCGCGGTAACCCCGGGCGAGACGGTTTCGGGTTCGGTTGGCAGCGAAGACCGGCTCGGGCATGGCACCCATGTCGCCGGCATCATCGGCGCCATCGACGACCGCAACGGCGTGGCCGGCGTGGCGCCCAACGTGGCGATCCACAATATCAAGGTGCTCGCGAACGACGGGCGCACGGACATCACGACGGTGCTCGCGGCGCTCGAGTATGTGACGACGGTCAAACATCATCACCCGGATATGCCGATCGTCGTAAATATGAGCCTGGGCGCGGACATCGGGACCACCGGGTACAACGCGCTCGACGAGGCCATCGAGCATGCGATCGAGGACGGCATCGTGGTAGTGGTCGCTGCCGGCAACAACGGGAAGGATGCTTCGACGTATTCGCCGGCGCACGTCCGCGACGCGATCACCGTCGGTGCCTTCGACGAGTCCGGCACCTTCTCTTCGTTCTCGAACCACGGTTCGGTGGTGGACCTCCTCGCGCCGGGCGAGTTCATCGTGTCGCTCTCGAACGTGAACAATAAATTCCTCGCCATCCAGGCGGGCACGTCGCAGGCTGCTCCGCACGTCGCCGGCGCCGCCGCCCTGTACCTGACGCGCCACCCGGCCGCTTCGCCGTACGAGGTGCAGCAGGCTCTGGTCGACATGGGCAAGGCGGGCATCAGCCACGTTCCCGCCGGCACGACGAACCGGAGCGTGTACGTCGGCGACATCGTGTCTTCGCCTTCCGCGCTGTCAGGCTACATCGAGCCGGCGGCCATAGCCGTCGAGGAGTTGAGCACCACCGACACCTCGACCCGGGGCGGCAAGGGCGCCTCCAGCACGGCGCGCGGCCGAAAATAA
- a CDS encoding LLM class flavin-dependent oxidoreductase, with translation MELGIYTFAEATPDPRTGHTVSAEQRLRDLLEEIELADQVGLDVFGVGEHHRPDYTVSSPAVVLGAAAARTKRIRLTSAVSVLSSDDPVRVFQQFATVDLLSGGRAEIMAGRGSFIESFPLFGYDLSDYDDLFKEKLELLLQLRDSERVYWQGKLRPALSGQGVYPRPVQQPIPVWIAVGGTPQSVIRAGVLGLPLAIAIIGGQPARFAPLAELYRRAATEAGHDPDTLQLSINSHGFIADTTEDAADQSYPFFAEVMSRIGRERGWPPTTRADFDAQRGPTGALLVGDPQHVIDKILYEHSLFGMTRFLIQFSVGTLPHDQIMRSIELYGTVVAPAVRKALSNG, from the coding sequence GTGGAACTCGGCATATATACCTTCGCGGAAGCCACCCCCGACCCCCGCACCGGGCACACCGTCAGCGCCGAACAGCGGCTACGGGATTTGCTGGAAGAAATCGAACTGGCGGATCAGGTGGGGCTGGATGTGTTTGGCGTCGGCGAGCACCACCGGCCGGACTATACCGTCTCGTCGCCGGCGGTCGTCCTCGGGGCGGCGGCGGCGCGCACGAAACGGATCCGGCTCACAAGCGCCGTTTCCGTGCTCAGCTCGGACGACCCGGTGCGCGTCTTTCAGCAATTCGCCACCGTCGACCTGCTTTCCGGCGGACGCGCCGAGATCATGGCCGGCCGGGGCTCCTTCATCGAGTCCTTCCCGCTATTCGGGTACGATTTGAGCGATTACGACGACCTGTTCAAGGAAAAGCTGGAGCTGCTCCTCCAGCTGCGGGACAGCGAACGCGTCTACTGGCAGGGCAAGCTGCGGCCGGCGCTGAGCGGTCAGGGCGTCTATCCCCGTCCCGTGCAGCAGCCCATCCCGGTCTGGATCGCCGTCGGCGGCACCCCGCAGTCGGTGATCCGCGCCGGCGTGCTCGGCTTGCCCCTCGCCATCGCCATCATCGGCGGCCAACCCGCCCGGTTCGCCCCGCTGGCCGAATTGTACCGGCGCGCCGCGACCGAGGCCGGCCACGACCCGGACACGCTTCAGCTCAGCATCAACTCGCACGGCTTCATCGCGGACACGACCGAGGACGCCGCCGACCAGTCCTATCCCTTCTTCGCCGAAGTCATGAGCCGCATCGGCCGCGAACGCGGCTGGCCCCCCACCACCCGCGCCGACTTCGACGCCCAGCGCGGCCCGACCGGCGCGCTCCTCGTGGGCGATCCGCAGCACGTCATCGACAAGATCCTCTACGAACACTCGCTCTTCGGGATGACGCGCTTTTTGATCCAGTTCAGCGTGGGCACGCTTCCGCACGACCAGATCATGCGGTCCATCGAGCTGTACGGCACCGTGGTGGCGCCGGCGGTGAGAAAGGCGCTTTCCAATGGCTGA
- a CDS encoding sodium:solute symporter, with product MSTLATLDWVIIAGYFMIILGLAWWVIRQKTDTATDYFLAGRHLGWLIVGASIFASNIGSEHLVGLAGSGATDGVALAHYELHAWCLLVLGWIMVPFYMRSQVFTMPEFLERRFSPAARTLLSVISLVAYVLTKIAVGIFAGGIVFSVLLPDLSFMGMNSFWLGSILVILFTGMYTMLGGLRAVAYTEALQTLILVFGSFLVLIYGLKAIGGWDQLYAIAGSEMFNLWKPMVPDGVAATWAPVREAGQMAWYFNNEYPWLGMLFCAPIIGLWYWTTDQYIVQRTLGAPNETEARRGSIAAAVLKLLPVFIFIIPGIITFALAKSGKIAVFSETLIDANGDLIRENAQAAFPLLVAHILPVGIRGIVVAGLLAALMSSLAGVFNASSTLFTMDFYSRLRPESSERHLVWMGRVATAVMVVVGLAWIPVIQGGRGLYDYLQGVQAYLAPPIFVVFFLGVFNKRLNKEGCLAALVVGFALGLFRLAVDTPVALGDGFAYEPGSFLWVINNIFFQYYSLAIFLICIAVMMGVSYMTPPPSYEAISGLTYGTLTAEDRARTRASWDMKDVASTALVLVLILAAYLYFTG from the coding sequence ATGAGCACGCTCGCGACCCTGGACTGGGTCATCATCGCCGGCTATTTCATGATCATCCTGGGCCTGGCCTGGTGGGTGATCCGCCAAAAAACCGACACCGCCACCGACTACTTCCTCGCCGGACGCCACCTCGGGTGGCTCATCGTCGGCGCGTCCATCTTCGCCTCGAACATCGGCTCGGAGCACCTCGTGGGGCTGGCCGGCTCCGGCGCCACGGACGGCGTCGCGCTGGCGCATTACGAGTTGCACGCCTGGTGCCTGCTGGTGCTCGGCTGGATCATGGTGCCGTTCTACATGCGGTCCCAGGTGTTCACGATGCCGGAGTTCCTGGAGCGCCGCTTCTCGCCGGCCGCGCGGACGCTGCTGTCCGTCATCTCGCTGGTGGCCTACGTGCTGACCAAGATCGCGGTGGGCATCTTCGCCGGCGGCATCGTGTTCAGCGTGCTGCTGCCGGATCTTTCCTTCATGGGGATGAACAGCTTCTGGCTGGGATCCATTCTCGTAATCCTCTTCACCGGGATGTACACCATGCTGGGGGGGCTGCGGGCCGTCGCCTATACGGAAGCGCTTCAAACCCTCATCCTGGTCTTCGGCTCGTTCCTGGTTCTGATCTACGGTCTGAAGGCGATCGGGGGATGGGACCAGCTCTACGCGATCGCCGGCTCCGAGATGTTCAACCTCTGGAAGCCGATGGTGCCCGACGGCGTCGCCGCGACCTGGGCGCCGGTGCGTGAAGCCGGCCAGATGGCGTGGTATTTCAACAACGAATATCCCTGGCTGGGCATGCTCTTCTGCGCGCCGATCATCGGGCTGTGGTACTGGACGACCGACCAGTACATCGTCCAGCGCACGCTCGGCGCGCCCAACGAGACCGAGGCCCGGCGCGGCTCGATCGCGGCGGCCGTGCTCAAGCTCCTGCCGGTTTTCATCTTCATCATCCCCGGCATCATCACGTTCGCGCTGGCGAAGTCCGGCAAGATCGCCGTGTTTTCCGAGACCCTCATCGATGCGAACGGGGACCTGATCCGCGAGAACGCGCAGGCCGCCTTCCCGCTACTCGTGGCGCATATCCTGCCCGTGGGTATCCGGGGCATCGTCGTCGCCGGGCTGCTGGCGGCGCTGATGAGTTCGCTGGCCGGCGTGTTCAACGCCTCGTCGACGCTGTTCACGATGGACTTCTACAGCCGGCTGCGGCCCGAGTCCTCCGAACGGCACCTGGTGTGGATGGGGCGCGTCGCGACGGCCGTGATGGTGGTGGTCGGGCTCGCGTGGATCCCGGTCATCCAGGGAGGCCGCGGATTGTACGACTATCTGCAGGGCGTGCAAGCTTATCTCGCGCCGCCGATCTTTGTCGTCTTTTTCCTCGGCGTCTTCAACAAGCGGCTCAACAAGGAAGGCTGTCTGGCGGCGCTCGTCGTCGGGTTCGCGCTGGGCCTGTTCCGGCTGGCGGTCGACACGCCGGTCGCGCTGGGCGACGGGTTCGCCTACGAGCCGGGCTCGTTCCTGTGGGTGATCAACAACATCTTCTTCCAGTACTACAGCCTCGCGATCTTCCTGATCTGTATCGCGGTGATGATGGGCGTGAGCTACATGACCCCGCCGCCCTCGTACGAGGCGATCAGCGGGCTGACCTACGGCACCCTCACCGCCGAGGACCGCGCCCGCACGCGCGCCAGCTGGGACATGAAGGATGTGGCGTCGACCGCGCTCGTGCTGGTGCTCATTCTCGCCGCCTACCTGTATTTCACGGGCTGA
- a CDS encoding DUF1593 domain-containing protein, translated as MRCVLLLLFLVHPAIGQPLRGGAVAGERYRVIVSTDLGGSDGDDIQSMIHFLLYADLFDVEGLIASPPHAGRASDILDVIDVYARDYPRLWVSNAAYPHPDTLRALTKQGATDPAPAAGWSAPTEGSRWIVRRAHEDDPRPLYVLVWGAITDVAQALHDDPSIAARLRVYFIASWNEQQDPAAYAYVDAAFPELWFIRSNTTFRGWYMGGDQAGDLGNQTFVQQHVCGHGALGAYFCGIAPALPGEATGRIKMGDSPSVAYLLRGDPDDPESDHWGGRFVRRDGRPAWWIDDPDPAWAVEDRAGAGTVSRHREAYLRDWQRRMDRLAPPPSNR; from the coding sequence ATGCGCTGCGTTCTCTTGCTCCTCTTTCTCGTCCACCCGGCGATCGGACAGCCGCTGCGCGGAGGCGCGGTCGCCGGAGAGCGGTATCGGGTCATCGTGTCCACGGATCTCGGCGGGTCGGACGGCGACGACATCCAGTCAATGATTCACTTCCTGCTCTACGCCGACCTGTTCGATGTGGAGGGGTTGATCGCCTCGCCTCCGCACGCCGGCCGCGCATCGGATATCCTCGACGTGATCGACGTCTACGCCCGCGACTATCCGCGGCTGTGGGTGTCCAATGCCGCCTATCCGCATCCCGACACGCTCCGGGCCCTGACGAAGCAGGGCGCGACGGACCCGGCGCCGGCGGCCGGCTGGAGCGCGCCGACGGAAGGCTCGCGCTGGATCGTCCGGCGCGCCCACGAGGACGACCCGCGGCCGCTCTACGTCCTGGTCTGGGGCGCCATCACCGACGTGGCCCAGGCGCTCCACGACGACCCGTCCATCGCGGCCAGACTGCGTGTGTATTTTATCGCCAGCTGGAACGAGCAGCAGGATCCGGCGGCGTATGCCTACGTCGACGCGGCGTTTCCGGAGTTGTGGTTTATCCGGTCGAATACGACGTTTCGGGGATGGTATATGGGGGGCGATCAGGCCGGCGATCTCGGCAACCAGACGTTTGTCCAGCAGCACGTCTGCGGTCACGGGGCCCTGGGGGCGTATTTCTGCGGCATCGCGCCGGCCCTGCCGGGCGAGGCCACCGGCCGCATCAAGATGGGGGATTCGCCGTCCGTCGCCTACCTGCTGCGCGGCGACCCCGACGACCCGGAATCCGACCACTGGGGCGGCCGTTTCGTGCGGCGGGACGGCCGGCCGGCGTGGTGGATCGACGACCCCGACCCCGCCTGGGCCGTGGAGGACCGCGCCGGCGCCGGCACGGTGAGCCGGCACCGCGAAGCCTATCTGCGCGACTGGCAGCGGCGCATGGATCGGCTGGCGCCCCCTCCATCCAACCGCTGA